In Aegilops tauschii subsp. strangulata cultivar AL8/78 chromosome 3, Aet v6.0, whole genome shotgun sequence, one genomic interval encodes:
- the LOC109749585 gene encoding early nodulin-like protein 9, with the protein MDVQRKYASPRRSRPLTFTKRTACVILRHTKRTFARSQSLRTHALYITVSIDRAETTALIVRQSPANPHQRKTRVSRGAMARVQQVLACLALAMSVCMPAASAFVFKAGGTGEWRVPGNGNAASYNTWAEHTRFRVGDAIAFTYQPGSDSVLIVDKKAYDACDTGSPVDTFSDGNTVFTFTVSGPFYFISGNKDNCNRGEKLVVVVMGPRAATNGTSTHAGALSPSPAADNGGQFSPPSPPPPFGINISPTGNPDQQNAAAGKAAGIAGTAALIIGTMLYSLV; encoded by the exons ATGGACGTCCAGCGGAAATATGCCTCTCCCCGGCGGTCACGTCCCCTAACTTTCACGAAAAGAACAGCCTGCGTCATTCTAAGGCACACGAAAAGAACATTCGCTCGATCACAATCACTCCGCACGCACGCATTATATATAACCGTCTCGATCGATCGAGCAGAAACAACAGCCTTGATCGTTCGTCAATCACCAGCAAACCCACACCAACGAAAAACTCGAGTTTCCCGCGGCGCGATGGCACGGGTGCAGCAGGTTTTGGCGTGCCTGGCGCTGGCCATGTCCGTGTGCATGCCCGCCGCGTCCGCGTTCGTGTTCAAGGCCGGGGGCACGGGCGAGTGGCGCGTGCCGGGCAACGGCAACGCCGCCTCTTACAACACGTGGGCCGAGCACACCCGCTTCCGCGTCGGCGACGCAATAG CGTTCACGTACCAGCCCGGCAGCGACTCGGTGCTCATCGTCGACAAGAAGGCGTACGATGCCTGCGACACCGGCTCGCCGGTGGACACCTTCTCCGACGGCAACACCGTCTTCACCTTCACCGTCTCCGGCCCCTTCTACTTCATCAGCGGCAACAAAGACAACTGCAACCGCGGCGAGAAGCTGGTCGTCGTCGTCATGGGCCCCCGCGCCGCCACCAACGGCACCTCCACGCACGCGGGGGCGCTGTCCCCCTCGCCGGCTGCCGACAACGGCGGCCAGTTCTCGCCGCCATCCCCGCCCCCTCCCTTCGGCATCAACATCTCGCCCACGGGGAACCCCGACCAGCAGAACGCCGCGGCCGGCAAGGCGGCAGGCATTGCCGGCACGGCCGCGCTCATCATCGGGACCATGCTCTACTCGCTTGTTTGA
- the LOC109749586 gene encoding homeobox-leucine zipper protein TF1 → MTGNHGGRRRKAPQQGRPARDDAVDISQSNSDGQDGAEGSQPKRRLQRLTPQQTQVLEGFFGICAHPDENQRMGMSESTGLTMQQVKFWFQNKRTHMKHVTGKEETYRMKAQNEMLREENKRLASAANTSFCPSCVALPGLNPSGEVQTLRQENEQLKQQLSQLRAEAHPSSSRPFQLDPSTENITGRENDMDAIAELAQSAMHEFVVLSEAGGPLWMPVPGGSFDVLNNMAYAQTFGARSSANVILGFMTEATRADDMVMMDAKRIVDYIMDSECYTSFCPGLVTSANTTKVYKWPTSAGYNGAMHLVTVETVFASPLVPSRKCTFVRCCRDMQNGTVIIVDVSLDNGDGTVKCHKMPSGVLVRSLNSDASQVTVIEHVQVNDTGLHELYRPTLSGLMFGARRWVSSIVRQSARLRDLFIVSKSASNGNTNGRKTLMKIADGLLADYASGIAAVPGSGWTILRGAGTEDDIRITYRKNNDDSNNAVVSVCASFHLPVPLKVTFDLLRNNLLRPKWDVLVNGNSVREEVAVCKGVAAGIDDVVSILHLKDPPTGENRDNIMILQNSGYDVSGAFMVYCPVNIQLMNEIMIPSDTAQSNKVSLYPTGFHLLPVEDTALGLGEGGATLVTVGFQIMLKLARGTGLYPRSASTAVGLMAENIATIKKTLTNSHPIFYRRQPPNNLI, encoded by the exons ATGACTGGCAATCATGGTGGGCGTAGAAGAAAGGCG CCACAACAGGGCCGTCCAGCACGCGACGATGCCGTGGACATATCACAAAGCAACTCCGATGGACAAGATGGCGCCGAGGGGTCACAGCCCAAGAGGCGCCTGCAGAGGCTCACCCCCCAGCAAACCCAAGTGCTTGAAGG GTTTTTCGGCATATGTGCGCACCCTGACGAGAATCAAAGGATGGGGATGAGCGAGTCGACAGGTCTTACGATGCAGCAAGTCAAGTTTTGGTTTCAGAACAAAAGGACACATATGAAG CATGTGACTGGAAAAGAAGAGACCTACAGGATGAAAGCGCAGAATGAGATGCTGAGGGAGGAAAACAAGAGGCTTGCATCGGCAGCTAACACTTCATTTTGCCCCTCCTGCGTTGCTTTACCAGGACTGAATCCCTCTGGGGAGGTGCAGACGCTAAGGCAGGAAAATGAGCAACTGAAGCAACAG CTTTCGCAGCTGCGTGCTGAAGCGCATCCAAGTTCAAGCCGTCCTTTTCAACTTGACCCATCCACAGAGAATATCACTGGAAGAGAGAATGACATGGATGCGATTGCTGAACTCGCTCAAAGTGCAATGCACGAGTTTGTGGTTCTGTCCGAAGCCGGTGGACCTCTGTGGATGCCTGTCCCTGGTGGTTCCTTCGACGTGCTGAACAATATGGCTTATGCTCAAACATTTGGCGCAAGAAGCAGTGCAAATGTAATACTAGGATTCATGACCGAGGCTACTCGTGCTGATGACatggtcatgatggacgccaaacGGATTGTGGACTATATCATGGATTCT GAGTGCTACACATCTTTCTGTCCTGGACTTGTGACCAGTGCAAATACCACCAAGGTTTACAAGTGGCCTACTAGTGCAGGCTACAATGGGGCTATGCATTTG GTGACCGTCGAGACGGTGTTCGCATCACCACTGGTGCCATCTAGGAAATGCACATTCGTGAGGTGCTGCAGGGATATGCAAAATGGGACAGTGATCATCGTTGACGTGTCTTTGGACAACGGTGACGGCACCGTCAAATGCCACAAAATGCCATCAGGAGTACTGGTTCGGAGCCTGAATTCCGACGCCAGCCAG GTCACTGTCATAGAGCATGTCCAAGTGAATGATACTGGTCTTCACGAGCTCTACCGCCCAACCTTGAGCGGACTGATGTTCGGAGCTAGGCGCTGGGTGTCGAGCATCGTGCGACAGAGCGCACGCCTGAGAGACCTCTTCATTGTCAGCAAAAGCGCCTCGAACG GCAACACAAATGGGAGGAAGACCCTCATGAAGATAGCGGACGGCCTGCTCGCGGACTACGCCAGCGGCATCGCCGCGGTCCCTGGGAGCGGATGGACCATTCTGCGTGGCGCCGGCACGGAAGACGACATCAGGATCACGTACAGGAAGAACAACGACGACAGCAACAACGCCGTCGTGTCGGTGTGCGCGTCGTTCCATCTGCCGGTGCCGCTCAAGGTGACGTTTGATCTGCTCAGGAACAACCTGTTACGCCCAAAG TGGGATGTGCTGGTGAACGGTAATTCGGTGAGGGAGGAAGTCGCTGTTTGCAAAGGCGTAGCAGCAGGAATTGATGATGTTGTCTCCATACTGCATCTCAAG GATCCGCCCACCGGGGAGAACAGGGACAACATCATGATCCTCCAGAACAGCGGCTACGACGTGTCGGGCGCGTTCATGGTCTACTGCCCAGTCAACATCCAACTGATGAACGAGATCATGATCCCTAGCGACACAGCGCAGAGCAACAAGGTGTCCCTCTACCCCACCGGCTTCCACCTCCTCCCCGTCGAGGACACTGCCCTTGGCCTCGGCGAGGGTGGAGCAACTCTTGTGACCGTGGGGTTCCAGATTATGCTCAAGCTCGCTCGTGGCACCGGCCTGTATCCTAGGTCCGCGTCCACGGCCGTCGGTCTGATGGCAGAAAACATTGCTACCATCAAGAAGACTCTGACCAACAGCCACCCCATCTTCTATAGGAGGCAGCCCCCCAACAATCTCATCTAG
- the LOC109749580 gene encoding pentatricopeptide repeat-containing protein At1g69290 → MRALLSVRLRRLLSPPLSARPSSSSSSGTHEIPTVYSFLQPNIFAPRPRPQPPPPPPSPPAPGPAPKTLPVADAGALEESLLAAAAEGRSDDAWLVFKSLAAASLSPSPPAAAALVSHLVADNHRLGLKRAFAAAVFLLEKSPHASPLPEAALEALFSSLAASGSAAPALALARALLGCGRRLPAFSAWGLPLIELTRADTGSFAAFLKVFEEACKLMAEEKSPSVAVVMRPDLAACNAVLDGCCRRLGSVTDAEKVLEIMPAVGVSPDVESFGHLAFLYAWRSVPSRVDELDKLLEALGFSKKGFFKNLVSGYLKSCSFESVSSIILRAVEERRVGDGNPFDDGCYTEVAQCFVDNARIRELAQLIFQAQEIESAHQLLVVDDSVGFGIVNACVGLGLLNKAHNILDEMTAQGASVGLAIYTPILKAYCKEQKTAEAAQLVAEISAAGLQLDAGSYDALIDASMTAHDFQSAFALFKDMREARLPDLRTSYLTIMTGLTENNRPELMASFLDAVVDDPRIEIATHDWNSIIHAFCKVGRLEDARRTYRRMLFLLYEPNNQTYLSLINGYLSAEKYFNVLILWTEVRRKGADFNHELIDAFLHALVKGGFFDMAMQVIEKAQELKIFVDKWRHKQAFMETHKKLKVAKLRKRNFRKMEALIAFKNWAGLNS, encoded by the coding sequence ATGCGCGCCCTCCTCTCCGTCCGCCTCCGGCGCCTGCTCTCTCCGCCCCTAAGCGCGAggccctcctcttcctcctcctccggaACCCACGAGATCCCCACCGTCTACTCCTTCCTCCAGCCCAACATCTTCGCGCCGCGCCCCAGGccccaaccgccgccgccgccgccgtcaccccccGCTCCGGGCCCCGCGCCCAAAACCCTGCCCGTCGCGGACGCCGGCGCGCTCGAAGAAAgcctgctcgccgccgccgccgagggcCGCTCGGACGACGCGTGGCTCGTGTTCAAGTCCCTGGCGGCGGCCTCCCTCTCGCCGTCGCCTCCCGCCGCGGCGGCCCTCGTATCCCACCTCGTCGCGGACAACCACCGCCTCGGCCTCAAGCGCGCCTTTGCCGCCGCCGTCTTCCTGCTGGAGAAGAGCCCCCATGCCTCCCCCCTCCCGGAGGCCGCGCTGGAGGCCCTcttctcctccctcgccgcctcGGGCTCCGCGGCCCCGGCGCTGGCCCTCGCGCGTGCTCTCCTCGGCTGCGGGCGCCGCCTGCCGGCTTTCTCTGCCTGGGGCCTTCCGCTGATAGAGCTCACCCGCGCTGACACGGGCTCCTTTGCGGCCTTCTTGAAGGTGTTTGAAGAGGCCTGCAAGCTCATGGCGGAGGAGAAGTCTCCGTCTGTGGCAGTGGTCATGCGGCCTGATCTCGCTGCCTGCAATGCTGTTCTTGATGGATGCTGCCGCAGGCTCGGCTCAGTCACGGATGCTGAGAAGGTCTTGGAGATTATGCCAGCTGTCGGGGTGTCGCCAGACGTGGAGAGCTTTGGACATCTTGCCTTCTTGTATGCGTGGAGATCTGTTCCAAGCCGGGTCGATGAGCTCGATAAGTTGCTGGAAGCTCTGGGCTTCAGCAAGAAAGGATTTTTCAAGAATTTAGTGAGTGGGTATTTGAAGTCTTGCAGCTTTGAGTCTGTTTCGTCGATCATACTTCGTGCGGTGGAGGAGAGAAGAGTTGGGGATGGCAATCCATTTGATGATGGGTGCTATACCGAGGTCGCACAATGCTTTGTTGACAATGCAAGGATCAGGGAATTGGCTCAGTTGATCTTCCAAGCACAAGAGATTGAGTCGGCACATCAATTGCTGGTAGTTGATGATTCTGTTGGGTTTGGGATTGTCAATGCTTGTGTCGGACTTGGTCTATTGAACAAGGCTCATAACATACTTGATGAAATGACTGCTCAAGGAGCTTCTGTGGGACTAGCTATATACACCCCAATCTTGAAAGCATATTGCAAGGAGCAGAAGACTGCAGAGGCTGCACAGCTTGTGGCGGAGATTAGCGCAGCAGGGCTACAGCTTGATGCTGGCAGTTATGATGCTCTTATTGATGCTTCCATGACAGCCCATGATTTCCAGTCTGCATTTGCACTTTTCAAAGATATGAGGGAGGCGAGGCTACCAGATCTTAGGACAAGCTATCTTACTATAATGACAGGCTTGACGGAGAACAACCGGCCTGAGCTCATGGCATCATTCTTGGACGCAGTGGTTGATGACCCGAGAATAGAGATTGCTACACATGATTGGAACTCTATAATACATGCCTTTTGCAAGGTTGGGAGGTTAGAGGATGCTCGAAGAACATACCGAAGGATGCTATTCCTGTTATATGAACCAAACAATCAGACATACCTCTCACTTATCAATGGGTATCTCTCAGCAGAGAAGTACTTTAATGTGCTCATACTATGGACAGAAGTGAGGAGGAAGGGGGCTGATTTTAACCACGAGTTGATTGATGCCTTTCTGCATGCTTTGGTCAAGGGTGGATTTTTTGATATGGCAATGCAGGTGATTGAGAAGGCACAAGAGTTGAAAATATTTGTAGATAAGTGGAGGCACAAACAAGCCTTCATGGAAACCCACAAGAAGCTAAAAGTGGCGAAGCTGAGAAAGCGCAACTTTAGGAAAATGGAAGCTCTGATCGCGTTCAAGAACTGGGCGGGTCTTAACTCATAA